The proteins below come from a single Mangifera indica cultivar Alphonso chromosome 16, CATAS_Mindica_2.1, whole genome shotgun sequence genomic window:
- the LOC123199783 gene encoding carbamoyl-phosphate synthase small chain, chloroplastic, whose product MAATKAFSLTIQNPSTCFPAKRARSHPNLHQRFTVKCLVRPASDSAATGLAERPWSVSNARLVLEDGSIWRAKSFGASGTQVGEVVFNTSLTGYQEIITDPSYTGQFVLMTNPHIGNTGVNFDDEESRQCFLAGLVIRSLSISTSNWRCAETLGDYLAERNIMGIYDVDTRAITRRLRNDGSLIGVLSTEESKTDEELLEMSRSWNIVGVDLISPVSCKEPYEWVDTTQSEWEFKTYGRLGETYHVIAYDFGIKHNILRRLASYGCKITVVPSTWPASETLKMKPDGVLFSNGPGDPSAVPYAVETVKELLGKVPVFGICMGHQLLGQALGGKTFKMKFGHHGGNHPVRNLRNGRVEISAQNHNYAVDPATLPKGVEVTHVNLNDGTCAGLAYPSLNIMSLQYHPEASPGPHDSDSVFNDFTELMKSVKQHT is encoded by the exons ATGGCTGCCACTAAAGCCTTCAGCCTTACCATCCAAAACCCCTCCACTTGCTTCCCCGCCAAAAGGGCACGCAGCCATCCTAATCTTCACCAACGTTTCACTGTCAAGTGCTTAGTTCGTCCTGCTTCCGACAGCGCCGCCACGG GTTTGGCAGAAAGGCCGTGGAGTGTTTCAAATGCTAGACTTGTTCTTGAAGATGGTTCAATATGGAGGGCTAAGTCATTCGGTGCTTCGGGAACACAAGTTGGTGAAGTGGTTTTCAATACATCTTTGACTGG GTATCAGGAAATTATAACAGACCCTAGTTATACTGGTCAGTTTGTCCTGATGACCAACCCACATATCGGCAATACTGGTGTCAATTTTG ATGACGAAGAATCTAGGCAATGCTTTCTCGCTGGTTTGGTAATAAGAAGTTTAAGTATTAG TACTTCAAACTGGAGATGTGCAGAAACACTTGGTGATTATTTGGCAGAAAGGAATATCATGGGGATTT ATGATGTTGACACACGTGCAATCACCCGCCGTCTAAGGAATGATGGAAGCCTTATTGGTGTGTTAAGCACAGAGGAATCTAAAACAGATGAAGAACTTCTGGAGATGTCTCGTTCATGGAACATCGTAG GTGTTGATTTAATAAGTCCTGTTTCATGCAAAGAACCTTATGAGTGGGTTGATACAACACAGTCAGAGTGGGAGTTTAAGACTTACGGGAGACTTGGAGAAACTTACCAT GTTATTGCTTATGATTTTGGAATCAAGCACAATATATTAAGACGTTTAGCATCCTATGGCTGTAAAATCACTGTAGTCCCTTCAACATGGCCGGCATCAGAAACTCTAAAAATGAAGCCGGATGGAGTTCTTTTCAGCAATGGCCCGGGTGACCCATCTGCAGTTCCATATGCTGTTGAAACAGTCAAAGAACTACTGGGAAAGGTTCCTGTTTTTGGAATCTGTATGGGCCACCAGTTGCTTGGGCAGGCTTTGGGTggtaaaacttttaaaatgaaGTTTGGTCACCATGGAGGAAATCATCCAGTTCGTAACTTGCGAAATGGCCGTGTAGAGATTAGTGCGCAG AATCATAACTATGCAGTTGACCCTGCTACACTTCCGAAAGGTGTAGAAGTAACTCATGTCAATCTTAATGATGGAACCTGTGCTGGGCTCGCATACCCATCCTTAAATATCATGTCTCTACAATACCATCCTGAAGCATCCCCTGGTCCTCATGATTCAGACTCTG TTTTTAACGATTTCACAGAGCTGATGAAGTCTGTCAAACAGCATACTTGA